Proteins from one Esox lucius isolate fEsoLuc1 chromosome 19, fEsoLuc1.pri, whole genome shotgun sequence genomic window:
- the carmil2 gene encoding capping protein, Arp2/3 and myosin-I linker protein 2 isoform X1 codes for MADNTDISYSTQEHITRLLKPQSIRLMRLVQLTQPKGRAETRLLVTTLWRAYIFLNKQPVRVESSFSFLEIYAINIERINQILIETDRQAYHLTLASVEDLVAMVSHVTASLKKIFPDSAPGKILKIPPDLQEHLLNLENGVEENLTDILGPCGGFSEAYAALCDFNEFPCREEVQWDVDNIYFARHCREFSLLDFCHLENRDLALSVAALSFNQWFTKISCKDLKLSSEIQEQIIFMINRSSTLEEVCLEASGLKLDFAVKMACALRDHNCSNIHTINLSANNIEDKGVVALSEELANLPHGLTQLSLSRIGVSPKGLGFMTHAFSHNQAFSSSLCHLDLSGNAGSLATEEAVNLFKFLSGTNAVSYLDLTGTDCPLDALFVSLSVGCCSSLTHLNMSRNPFSHRKVRDVTRTVKDFFSKSSKLKYVGLAGTKFPPEALRYLLQGLATNTQLNKLELDLSSCELRSAGAQVIQEHIFEAKAISSLDLSDNGLESDMVTLVLSIGRSHSIRHLALGRNFAMKSRALTDVLQRIVQLIQEEECPLESLSVCDSKLKTGTTILINSLASNASLRKIDISGNCIGDIGAKMLAKALLINTKLRTLVWDRNNVTAKGFLDVANALERNLTLQHMSIPLSDITQGYRNSPEKTDEALQKIQACLLRNNKGQTGGPDQMLLHHQGQNTTRSNQVQSLCQKLQESIQSLIINNVPEVKTDILAAKEVHFNAKTSIMLQPSLKELGMTPSSGEELQNILKDTTRTITDQITEEIQELAQSLLQMAQSQCPRVTHRTSVCEQLASCVSNKTRLTALFVEDTMKQTGDVISNKISELKQSLSESLIGILTDEVSRDLSMAQQKLDHHLREQTNSGHKTNVPQLRVVNHDFPIDDYVPVIWRSSFHSKSIRPAPSVNSLLDGDGEQQARESMHHQQEGAGGGGGVSGDGGRGRALSSASTLSVTVAGQLKPDGPAHAGPAHTGRKTDAAVAPAAAAALSNSEPRRPEPAPPQPPMDLPIEGHTLRHYTRSRPRPVRRNNKQPSKPQVKGAESEGNEANESMGRVDEGVEEFFTKKIIPDDPLKEKREEIPDKAQPTESTSTSLAPPSTSAPPSSTTTTTSITSFSSATVTTTTTTTLPSSKNIKKKFGDFFAFKKGRAGRVAKGEGGLESKVKKTSIADLIRPLREAKEREKEREREKERGRLEEQCGAMATSVNDSDATATARAAEDNNMAPAAPSDVPTAPASLPTSARTREEVTPVSPSALTPSPVISPVAGFLAEREKSRTLEKSRTPDGERRLKAPRRSLREGKSQSLILLTGLEEGAVAHAKKHASESTPSFEQRLHIMLHRMGVAKTPPADTKTSQNKDEELRKANSEGAILDKKTEPPPTFIKPRTMSTSASDSRRPIITGVTPLDTLRTDRPLLPGRPIGPLPPKPVVAAKPPLPAPQLHPAAPKMSPVVLRQSSTVPETQPAEPSQTQDRGPPSPSPYKENLSSPSPRRGPISVESRVRTGKAQSVTEESLPKPRPRMKPSPQRRAVSVYEDSLLREHAALLDQEELKVALPRLQRSPVWKRSNKGELSTCCEDQLQRDQADEVGEDKDRTGEGEGTNSRPVTEDQPRPSLVGASQGVGMAEKKGWMVSQQHTAQAETSDQRTEPPLPERHMD; via the exons ATGGCTGACAACACTGACATCTCTTACAGCACGCAGG AGCACATCACTCGGCTGCTGAAGCCCCAGAGCATCCGACTCATGCGCCTGGTACAGCTGACCCAGCCCAAGGGCAGGGCAGAGACACGGCTTCTG GTGACAACTCTATGGAGAGCTTATATTTTCCTCAACAAACAACCTGTCAGG GTGGAAAGCTCCTTCAGCTTTTTAGAAATCTATGCCATCAACATTGAGCGCATCAATCag ATATTGATTGAGACCGACAGGCAGGCCTACCATCTCACTTTGGCATCTGTTGAAGACCTTGTAGCTATGGTCAGTCATGTGACAGCATCTCTGAAAAAGATCTTCCCTGATTCGGCTCCAGG GAAGATCCTGAAGATTCCTCCAGACCTTCAGGAGCATCTGCTGAACCTAGAAAACGGTGTGGAGGAGAACTTGACTGACATCCTGGGACCATGTG GTGGCTTCTCAGAGGCATATGCTGCTCTGTGTGACTTTAATGAATTTCCCTGCAGAGAAGAGGTCCAGTGG GATGTAGATAATATCTACTTTGCTCGGCACTGTCGAGAATTCAGCCTACTGGACTTCTGTCATTTGGAAAACAGAGATTTGGCATTATCAGTGGCTGCCCTCTCCTTCAACCAGTGGTTCACTAAAATCTCCTGTAAAGACCTGAAACTG AGCTCAGAGATCCAGGAACAGATTATCTTCATGATCAACAGATCCTCCACCCTGGAGGAGGTATGTCTTGAGGCAAGTGGGCTCAAACT TGATTTTGCCGTGAAGATGGCTTGTGCCCTGCGAGATCACAACTGCTCCAACATACACACCATCAACCTGTCAGCTAATAACATAGAGGACAAAG GTGTGGTAGCACTCAGTGAGGAACTGGCCAATCTGCCTCATGGTCTCACCCAGCTGTCCCTCTCCAGAATAGGTGTCTCTCCCAAAG gATTGGGTTTTATGACTCATGCCTTCTCTCACAACCAGGCATTCTCCAGCTCGCTGTGTCACTTGGACCTGTCAGGGAATGCGGGCAGTCTGGCCACAGAGGAGGCTGTG AACCTGTTCAAGTTCTTGTCTGGAACTAATGCTGTGTCTTACCTGGACTTGACTGGCACGGACTGCCCCCTTGATGCT CTGTTCGTTTCTCTATCAGTAGGCTGTTGTTCCAGTCTGACCCATCTCAACATGTCCAGGAACCCCTTCTCACACAG GAAGGTGAGGGATGTGACGAGGACTGTGAAAGACTTCTTTAGTAAGAGCTCTAAACTCAAATATGTGGGACTGGCAGGAACTAAATTCCCTCCAGAGGCTCTCAG GTATTTGTTGCAGGGTCTGGCCACAAATACTCAGCTGAATAAACTGGAGCTAGACCTGAGTAGCTGTGAG CTGAGGTCTGCCGGAGCCCAGGTTATTCAGGAGCACATCTTTGAAGCCAAGGCCATCAGTAGTCTGGACCTGTCTGACAATG GTTTGGAAAGTGACATGGTCACTTTGGTGCTTTCCATCGGCCGCAGTCACTCCATTCGGCATCTAGCGTTGGGACGCAACTTTGCCATGAAGTCCAG aGCTCTAACAGACGTCTTACAGCGTATTGTCCAGCTTATTCAGGAGGAGGAATGT CCCTTGGAAtctctgtcagtgtgtgatTCCAAGCTAAAGACGGGCACCACCATACTCATCAACAGCCTGGCGAGCAACGCCAGCCTGAGAAAGATAGATATCAGCGGTAACTGTATTGGAGACATCGGAGCCAAGATGCTGGCCAAGGCCTTACTCATCAACACTAAGCTCAG GACGCTGGTCTGGGACAGGAACAACGTGACAGCCAAGGGGTTTCTGGATGTGGCCAACGCTCTGGAGCG GAACCTCACCCTGCAGCACATGTCCATCCCCCTGAGCGACATCACGCAAGGGTATCGTAACAGTCCTGAGAAGACAGATGAGGCTCTGCAGAAG ATCCAGGCATGTCTTCTCAGGAACAATAAGGGACAGACAGGAGGCCCGGACCAGATGCTACTTCACCATCAGGGACAGAATACTACCCGCTCTAATCAG GTCCAGTCTCTGTGTCAGAAGTTACAAGAAAGCATCCAATCTTTAATCATAAATAATGTACCGGAAGTGAAGACAGACATCTTGGCTGCAAAAGAAGTGCATTTTAATGCCAAGACCTCCATTATG CTGCAGCCTTCACTAAAGGAACTGGGGATGACACCCTCTAGTGGCGAGGAGctgcaaaatatattgaaagacACTACCAGAACAATCACCGACCAAATCACAGAGGAGATTCAG GAGCTGGCTCAGAGCCTGTTGCAGATGGCACAGAGTCAATGTCCCAGGGTCACGCACAGGACCAGCGTCTGTGAGCAGCTGGCTAGCTGTGTGTCTAATAAGACCAGACTGACAGCCCTCTTCGTTGAGGACACCATGAAGCAGACAGGAGACGTTATCAGCAACAAAATTAG TGAACTTAAACAGTCACTCAGTGAATCCTTGATAGGCATTCTCACTGATGAGGTTTCACGGGACCTGTCTATGGCCCAGCAGAAATTG GACCATCATTTGAGAGAGCAGACGAACTCTGGACACAAAACCAACGTTCCTCAGCTACGTGTTGTCAACCATGACTTCCCCATCGACGAC TACGTTCCTGTCATTTGGAGGAGCAGTTTTCACTCCAAGAGCATCCGTCCAGCCCCCTCAGTGAACA GTCTCCTGGACGGGGACGGTGAGCAGCAGGCGAGAGAGAGCATGCATCATCAGCAGGAAGGagcagggggaggagggggcgtCTCGGGGGACGGAGGGAGGGGGCGGGCGCTGTCGTCGGCGTCAACGCTGTCAGTCACAGTAGCGGGCCAGCTGAAGCCCGATGGCCCCGCCCACGCTGGCCCCGCCCACACGGGGAGGAAGACGGATGCTGCCGTTGCTCCTGCTGCCGCTGCGGCTCTTAGCAACAGTGAGCCCCGGCGCCCGGAGCCCGCACCTCCTCAGCCCCCTATGGACCTCCCCATCGAAGGACACACACTGAGGCACTACACCCGCTCCAGGCCCAGACCCGTCCGCAGGAACAACAAGCAGCCCAGCAAGCCCCAG gtgaagggagctgaaagtgaAGGGAATGAAGCCAACGAGAGCATGGGCAGAGTGGATGAGGGAGTAGAGGAGTTCTTCACCAAGAAGATCATCCCGGATGACCCGCT aaaagagaagagggaggagatcCCTGACAAAGCACAACCCACAGAgtccacctccacctcccttGCCCCTCCCAGCACGTCTGCCCcgccctcctccaccaccaccaccacctctatcacctccttctcctccgcGACTgtaaccaccaccaccaccaccaccctcccTTCCTCCAAAAACATCAAGAAGAAGTTCGGGGACTTCTTCGCCTTCAAGAAAGGTCGTGCCGGCCGGGTGGCGAAGGGAGAGGGTGGGCTGGAGAGCAAGGTTAAAAAGACCTCCATCGCAGATCTAATCAGGCCACTCAGGGAGGCAAAGGAgcgggagaaagagagggagagggagaaagagagggggaggttgGAAGAGCAGTGTGGTGCTATGGCCACCAGTGTTAATGATTCTGATGCCACCGCGACAGCAAGAGCAGCAGAGGACAACAACATGGCGCCCGCCGCTCCCTCTGACGTCCCCACAGCCCCCGCCTCCCTGCCAACCAGCGCCCGCACCCGAGAGGAGGTGACCCCCGTATCCCCCAGCGCTCTGACCCCCAGCCCAGTCATCAGCCCCGTTGCAGGGTTCCTGGCTGAAAGGGAGAAGAGCCGGACCCTGGAGAAGAGCCGGACCCCGGATGGGGAGAGGCGGCTGAAGGCCCCAAGGCGCTCCCTCAGGGAGGGCAAGTCCCAGTCCCTCATCCTGCTGACGGGCCTGGAGGAGGGCGCTGTCGCCCACGCCAAG AAACACGCATCTGAGTCCACACCCAGCTTTGAACAGCGCCTTCACATCATGCTCCACCGCATGGGCGTGGCCAAAACACCACCTGCAGACACCAAAACCAGCCAG AACAAAGATGAAGAACTGAGGAAAGCCAACTCTGAGG GTGCAATTCTTGACAAAAAAACTGAGCCCCCGCCCACATTCATAAAGCCTCGCACTATGTCCACATCAGCTTCAG ACTCCAGACGGCCAATCATAACAGGTGTGACGCCTCTGGATACCCTCCGAACAGACAGACCCCTCCTCCCAGGGCGGCCCATTGGGCCCCTTCCTCCAAAGCCGGtagtggcagccaaaccccctCTTCCAGCCCCCCAGCTGCACCCTGCTGCCCCCAAGATGTCCCCGGTCGTCCTCCGACAGTCCAGCACAGTCCCAGAGACCCAGCCAGCAGAGCCCTCCCAGACCCAGGACAGGGGACCCCCAAGCCCCTCCCCTTACAAAGAGAATCTGTCTTCCCCATCGCCACGCAGGGGTCCCATCTCAGTGGAGAGCCGGGTGCGCACTGGGAAAGCACAATCAGTCACTGAAG AGAGCCTTCCTAAACCCCGCCCCCGCATGAAGCCCTCTCCCCAGCGGAGAGCTGTCTCCGTCTATGAAGACTCCCTTCTCCGGGAGCATGCAGCTCTGCTGGACCAGGAAG
- the carmil2 gene encoding capping protein, Arp2/3 and myosin-I linker protein 2 isoform X2, whose translation MACALRDHNCSNIHTINLSANNIEDKGVVALSEELANLPHGLTQLSLSRIGVSPKGLGFMTHAFSHNQAFSSSLCHLDLSGNAGSLATEEAVNLFKFLSGTNAVSYLDLTGTDCPLDALFVSLSVGCCSSLTHLNMSRNPFSHRKVRDVTRTVKDFFSKSSKLKYVGLAGTKFPPEALRYLLQGLATNTQLNKLELDLSSCELRSAGAQVIQEHIFEAKAISSLDLSDNGLESDMVTLVLSIGRSHSIRHLALGRNFAMKSRALTDVLQRIVQLIQEEECPLESLSVCDSKLKTGTTILINSLASNASLRKIDISGNCIGDIGAKMLAKALLINTKLRTLVWDRNNVTAKGFLDVANALERNLTLQHMSIPLSDITQGYRNSPEKTDEALQKIQACLLRNNKGQTGGPDQMLLHHQGQNTTRSNQVQSLCQKLQESIQSLIINNVPEVKTDILAAKEVHFNAKTSIMLQPSLKELGMTPSSGEELQNILKDTTRTITDQITEEIQELAQSLLQMAQSQCPRVTHRTSVCEQLASCVSNKTRLTALFVEDTMKQTGDVISNKISELKQSLSESLIGILTDEVSRDLSMAQQKLDHHLREQTNSGHKTNVPQLRVVNHDFPIDDYVPVIWRSSFHSKSIRPAPSVNSLLDGDGEQQARESMHHQQEGAGGGGGVSGDGGRGRALSSASTLSVTVAGQLKPDGPAHAGPAHTGRKTDAAVAPAAAAALSNSEPRRPEPAPPQPPMDLPIEGHTLRHYTRSRPRPVRRNNKQPSKPQVKGAESEGNEANESMGRVDEGVEEFFTKKIIPDDPLKEKREEIPDKAQPTESTSTSLAPPSTSAPPSSTTTTTSITSFSSATVTTTTTTTLPSSKNIKKKFGDFFAFKKGRAGRVAKGEGGLESKVKKTSIADLIRPLREAKEREKEREREKERGRLEEQCGAMATSVNDSDATATARAAEDNNMAPAAPSDVPTAPASLPTSARTREEVTPVSPSALTPSPVISPVAGFLAEREKSRTLEKSRTPDGERRLKAPRRSLREGKSQSLILLTGLEEGAVAHAKKHASESTPSFEQRLHIMLHRMGVAKTPPADTKTSQNKDEELRKANSEGAILDKKTEPPPTFIKPRTMSTSASDSRRPIITGVTPLDTLRTDRPLLPGRPIGPLPPKPVVAAKPPLPAPQLHPAAPKMSPVVLRQSSTVPETQPAEPSQTQDRGPPSPSPYKENLSSPSPRRGPISVESRVRTGKAQSVTEESLPKPRPRMKPSPQRRAVSVYEDSLLREHAALLDQEELKVALPRLQRSPVWKRSNKGELSTCCEDQLQRDQADEVGEDKDRTGEGEGTNSRPVTEDQPRPSLVGASQGVGMAEKKGWMVSQQHTAQAETSDQRTEPPLPERHMD comes from the exons ATGGCTTGTGCCCTGCGAGATCACAACTGCTCCAACATACACACCATCAACCTGTCAGCTAATAACATAGAGGACAAAG GTGTGGTAGCACTCAGTGAGGAACTGGCCAATCTGCCTCATGGTCTCACCCAGCTGTCCCTCTCCAGAATAGGTGTCTCTCCCAAAG gATTGGGTTTTATGACTCATGCCTTCTCTCACAACCAGGCATTCTCCAGCTCGCTGTGTCACTTGGACCTGTCAGGGAATGCGGGCAGTCTGGCCACAGAGGAGGCTGTG AACCTGTTCAAGTTCTTGTCTGGAACTAATGCTGTGTCTTACCTGGACTTGACTGGCACGGACTGCCCCCTTGATGCT CTGTTCGTTTCTCTATCAGTAGGCTGTTGTTCCAGTCTGACCCATCTCAACATGTCCAGGAACCCCTTCTCACACAG GAAGGTGAGGGATGTGACGAGGACTGTGAAAGACTTCTTTAGTAAGAGCTCTAAACTCAAATATGTGGGACTGGCAGGAACTAAATTCCCTCCAGAGGCTCTCAG GTATTTGTTGCAGGGTCTGGCCACAAATACTCAGCTGAATAAACTGGAGCTAGACCTGAGTAGCTGTGAG CTGAGGTCTGCCGGAGCCCAGGTTATTCAGGAGCACATCTTTGAAGCCAAGGCCATCAGTAGTCTGGACCTGTCTGACAATG GTTTGGAAAGTGACATGGTCACTTTGGTGCTTTCCATCGGCCGCAGTCACTCCATTCGGCATCTAGCGTTGGGACGCAACTTTGCCATGAAGTCCAG aGCTCTAACAGACGTCTTACAGCGTATTGTCCAGCTTATTCAGGAGGAGGAATGT CCCTTGGAAtctctgtcagtgtgtgatTCCAAGCTAAAGACGGGCACCACCATACTCATCAACAGCCTGGCGAGCAACGCCAGCCTGAGAAAGATAGATATCAGCGGTAACTGTATTGGAGACATCGGAGCCAAGATGCTGGCCAAGGCCTTACTCATCAACACTAAGCTCAG GACGCTGGTCTGGGACAGGAACAACGTGACAGCCAAGGGGTTTCTGGATGTGGCCAACGCTCTGGAGCG GAACCTCACCCTGCAGCACATGTCCATCCCCCTGAGCGACATCACGCAAGGGTATCGTAACAGTCCTGAGAAGACAGATGAGGCTCTGCAGAAG ATCCAGGCATGTCTTCTCAGGAACAATAAGGGACAGACAGGAGGCCCGGACCAGATGCTACTTCACCATCAGGGACAGAATACTACCCGCTCTAATCAG GTCCAGTCTCTGTGTCAGAAGTTACAAGAAAGCATCCAATCTTTAATCATAAATAATGTACCGGAAGTGAAGACAGACATCTTGGCTGCAAAAGAAGTGCATTTTAATGCCAAGACCTCCATTATG CTGCAGCCTTCACTAAAGGAACTGGGGATGACACCCTCTAGTGGCGAGGAGctgcaaaatatattgaaagacACTACCAGAACAATCACCGACCAAATCACAGAGGAGATTCAG GAGCTGGCTCAGAGCCTGTTGCAGATGGCACAGAGTCAATGTCCCAGGGTCACGCACAGGACCAGCGTCTGTGAGCAGCTGGCTAGCTGTGTGTCTAATAAGACCAGACTGACAGCCCTCTTCGTTGAGGACACCATGAAGCAGACAGGAGACGTTATCAGCAACAAAATTAG TGAACTTAAACAGTCACTCAGTGAATCCTTGATAGGCATTCTCACTGATGAGGTTTCACGGGACCTGTCTATGGCCCAGCAGAAATTG GACCATCATTTGAGAGAGCAGACGAACTCTGGACACAAAACCAACGTTCCTCAGCTACGTGTTGTCAACCATGACTTCCCCATCGACGAC TACGTTCCTGTCATTTGGAGGAGCAGTTTTCACTCCAAGAGCATCCGTCCAGCCCCCTCAGTGAACA GTCTCCTGGACGGGGACGGTGAGCAGCAGGCGAGAGAGAGCATGCATCATCAGCAGGAAGGagcagggggaggagggggcgtCTCGGGGGACGGAGGGAGGGGGCGGGCGCTGTCGTCGGCGTCAACGCTGTCAGTCACAGTAGCGGGCCAGCTGAAGCCCGATGGCCCCGCCCACGCTGGCCCCGCCCACACGGGGAGGAAGACGGATGCTGCCGTTGCTCCTGCTGCCGCTGCGGCTCTTAGCAACAGTGAGCCCCGGCGCCCGGAGCCCGCACCTCCTCAGCCCCCTATGGACCTCCCCATCGAAGGACACACACTGAGGCACTACACCCGCTCCAGGCCCAGACCCGTCCGCAGGAACAACAAGCAGCCCAGCAAGCCCCAG gtgaagggagctgaaagtgaAGGGAATGAAGCCAACGAGAGCATGGGCAGAGTGGATGAGGGAGTAGAGGAGTTCTTCACCAAGAAGATCATCCCGGATGACCCGCT aaaagagaagagggaggagatcCCTGACAAAGCACAACCCACAGAgtccacctccacctcccttGCCCCTCCCAGCACGTCTGCCCcgccctcctccaccaccaccaccacctctatcacctccttctcctccgcGACTgtaaccaccaccaccaccaccaccctcccTTCCTCCAAAAACATCAAGAAGAAGTTCGGGGACTTCTTCGCCTTCAAGAAAGGTCGTGCCGGCCGGGTGGCGAAGGGAGAGGGTGGGCTGGAGAGCAAGGTTAAAAAGACCTCCATCGCAGATCTAATCAGGCCACTCAGGGAGGCAAAGGAgcgggagaaagagagggagagggagaaagagagggggaggttgGAAGAGCAGTGTGGTGCTATGGCCACCAGTGTTAATGATTCTGATGCCACCGCGACAGCAAGAGCAGCAGAGGACAACAACATGGCGCCCGCCGCTCCCTCTGACGTCCCCACAGCCCCCGCCTCCCTGCCAACCAGCGCCCGCACCCGAGAGGAGGTGACCCCCGTATCCCCCAGCGCTCTGACCCCCAGCCCAGTCATCAGCCCCGTTGCAGGGTTCCTGGCTGAAAGGGAGAAGAGCCGGACCCTGGAGAAGAGCCGGACCCCGGATGGGGAGAGGCGGCTGAAGGCCCCAAGGCGCTCCCTCAGGGAGGGCAAGTCCCAGTCCCTCATCCTGCTGACGGGCCTGGAGGAGGGCGCTGTCGCCCACGCCAAG AAACACGCATCTGAGTCCACACCCAGCTTTGAACAGCGCCTTCACATCATGCTCCACCGCATGGGCGTGGCCAAAACACCACCTGCAGACACCAAAACCAGCCAG AACAAAGATGAAGAACTGAGGAAAGCCAACTCTGAGG GTGCAATTCTTGACAAAAAAACTGAGCCCCCGCCCACATTCATAAAGCCTCGCACTATGTCCACATCAGCTTCAG ACTCCAGACGGCCAATCATAACAGGTGTGACGCCTCTGGATACCCTCCGAACAGACAGACCCCTCCTCCCAGGGCGGCCCATTGGGCCCCTTCCTCCAAAGCCGGtagtggcagccaaaccccctCTTCCAGCCCCCCAGCTGCACCCTGCTGCCCCCAAGATGTCCCCGGTCGTCCTCCGACAGTCCAGCACAGTCCCAGAGACCCAGCCAGCAGAGCCCTCCCAGACCCAGGACAGGGGACCCCCAAGCCCCTCCCCTTACAAAGAGAATCTGTCTTCCCCATCGCCACGCAGGGGTCCCATCTCAGTGGAGAGCCGGGTGCGCACTGGGAAAGCACAATCAGTCACTGAAG AGAGCCTTCCTAAACCCCGCCCCCGCATGAAGCCCTCTCCCCAGCGGAGAGCTGTCTCCGTCTATGAAGACTCCCTTCTCCGGGAGCATGCAGCTCTGCTGGACCAGGAAG